A region from the Melospiza georgiana isolate bMelGeo1 chromosome 10, bMelGeo1.pri, whole genome shotgun sequence genome encodes:
- the SUCNR1 gene encoding succinate receptor 1, producing the protein MIEGEAAAPPELRWTRGEAARPGHGLCSGEFSSPSVTLISVCKYQSRAVNETSGHLPTNRVLEKYYLSTMYSLEFIIGALGNIIVVFGYVFCLKKWKSGNVYLFNLSISDLLFLCTLPNLVNSYSKDQWAESTLCHSNRFLLHANLYSSILFLMVISVDRYMLMKHPFRDHILQKRNTAVAVSVAVWIGVILELLPLLYFLEPVTAANNYKCLDYASSGDPVRSLVYSMFLTVFGFLIPLLTMGCFYLKMVCFLQNRSEQIRSALTLEKPLTLVILTVVTFSLLFTPYHVMRNVRIASRIPALNVSGGTQRVITTAYIITRPFAFLNSAINPVFYFLMGDHFREMLMAKTRQLLGRLTATGR; encoded by the exons ATGATTGAGGGAGAGGCGGCGGCGCCTCCAGAGCTGCGCTGGACCCGCGGCGAGGCAGCACGGCCCGGCCATG GTCTTTGCTCGGGCGAGTTTTCATCTCCTTCTGTAACTCTGATCAGTGTCTGCAAGTACCAGTCCCGT GCTGTGAACGAGACCAGTGGCCATCTTCCGACAAACAGAGTACTGGAAAAGTATTATCTCTCCACCATGTACAGCCTTGAGTTCATTATAGGTGCCCTTGGAAACATCATCGTGGTGTTTGGCTATGTTTTCTGcctgaaaaaatggaaaagcgGCAACGTCTACCTGTTCAATTTATCCATATCAGATTTGCTATTTCTGTGCACTCTGCCAAATCTGGTGAACAGCTACTCCAAAGATCAGTGGGCAGAGAGCACCCTGTGCCACAGCAACAGATTCCTGCTGCACGCCAACCTGTACAGCAGCATCCTGTTCCTCATGGTCATCAGCGTTGACCGGTACATGCTGATGAAGCACCCCTTCAGGGACCACATCCTGCAGAAGAGGAACACGGCTGTGGCGGTGTCTGTTGCCGTGTGGATCGGGGTgatcctggagctgctgcccctgctgtaTTTCCTGGAGCCTGTCACAGCTGCCAACAACTACAAGTGCCTTGACTACGCCAGCTCTGGGGACCCCGTGAGAAGCCTCGTCTACAGCATGTTCCTGACCGTCTTTGGCTTCCTCATTCCCCTCCTGACCATGGGCTGCTTCTACCTGAAgatggtttgttttctgcagaACAGGAGCGAGCAGATCCGCTCCGCCCTGACCCTGGAGAAGCCCCTGACCCTGGTGATCCTCACCGTGGTGACCTTCTCCCTGCTCTTCACTCCCTACCACGTCATGCGCAACGTGCGCATCGCCTCCCGAATCCCGGCCCTCAACGTCTCTGGGGGCACGCAGAGAGTCATCACCACTGCTTACATCATCACCAGACCCTTTGCCTTCCTAAACAGCGCCATTAATCCCGTCTTTTATTTCCTGATGGGTGACCACTTCAGAGAGATGCTGATGGCCAAAACAAGACAGCTCCTGGGCAGGCTGACAGCCACTGGGAGGTGA